ATGATAAAATAAACAAGAATAACTGGTCCTCTTATCTGTTTCATACCAATCTCCTTTTCTATCTGACGTTTGAACTTTTTATTGAGCCGCATTCTGTTAATATGCTTAAGTTTTATGCTTCAATTTAAATTTTACAACTATTTGAAATAGAGTGGAGCCTGGTTGTTTTCCAGGCGGCGGATATTATCCGATACCACTTTTACAATGCCTTTCATTGAAACATCCGTGGAACCTGCGATATGAGGTGTTGAGATAACATTATACTTGAAAATGGTATCGTCAGGATCAGGCGGTTCTTCCCAGAACACATCCAGGCCGGCTCCGGCAATTTTTCCTGCGGCAAGGGCATTTTCAAGTGCTTCTTTATTGATTACGCCGCCTCTGGACAGGTTTATGATAAACGCCCCTTTTTTCATATGGCAAATCGTATCGTTATTAATTGTATCCCGGCTTTCAGGTGTCAGCGGAAGGCTGAGAAGCACATAGTCTGATTCTTTTAACACCTTGTCGATTTCATCCGGAGTGCCGACCCAATCCAGCCCAAGTTCTTTTTTGGCACTTTCAGTATTATTTTGTTTTATGCCCATGAGTCGCATATCAAAGGTCTTGAGTCTTCTGATCAGTGCCTTGCCGATACCGCCAAGACCGATGATGCCTGCAGTTTTGCCCTGCAAAGACATGCCTTGGGGTTCCCCCATTTTTTTGTTTGCCATATTTTGGGCCATAGCGGGAATGTTTCTGGATAACCCGATCATCATATATATTCCCAGTTCCGCTACGGAATCCGCATTGCCTGAGATGTCTGTCGGTACATTGCAGACCCGTATATCTTTCTTTTTGGCCGCCTCAATATCAACCCCTTCAAGACCGGAGCCGCATTGCTGTATCAGTTGCAATCGGTCTGCACTGTTTAGTATATCCTCTGTTACAGCAGACATGGTCGGAATTAGGACATCAATGCCTTTCAGGCTGTCAATCTGAAAATTTCCGGTTGCCTTGAAACAGTGATGGGGTAATTCTGAACGGATGATATCGAAAAAACCTCCCCAGGAGTTTTCAGCTGCAGCAAAAAGAATATTCATAGGTTTGATCAGTCCTCTTTTTCCAATGTCAGTAAGGAGAATAGCAATTTTAACGGTGAAATCATTAACATCATCTTGAAAGGCGTGCAAATTGTTTTTGCAATTTTTTGAAAGTGACGTTTTGTTTTTGTTATGATTGATTTTCATTCGTGTTTATAAGAAACTCTCTGTGACTTACAGAGAGTTTCTTATAAAAAGTAAATTAGGGTTGATTTTTATTTGGGAGGGTATATGCGAGTAAAGCTTAATGGTATTCAGTTGGCTTATGACGAAGCAGGAAAAGGGCCTGCGGTATTGTTGATTCATGGATTTCCCCTTTCACGGAAAATGTGGCGCTCCCAGGTGCAGGCTTTGTCCGAAGCCGGTTTTCGGGTTGTTGTTCCTGATCTTAGGGGGTTTGGGGAGAGCGAGTCGGGCACTGGGACCGGTTCGACAGATCTGCTGGCCGATGATTTGATCGCGCTGCTGGATCATCTGGGGATTGAGACCGCCGTGGTCGGCGGCATGTCCATGGGTGGTTATGTGATGCTTAACTTGCTGGCCCGTTATCCGGAACGGTTCTCCGCTGCCTGCTTTATTGTCACCCGCGCTGACGCCGATGATGAAGCCGCACGGGATAAGCGCAACCATCTGATCTCCGAAATTCAGGCCGGTCGGCCGGAAGTCGTGCCTAATGCGTTTACCCCGCTTCTTTTTGCTGACCAGACGGTTGCTGAGCGTGGTGAGCTGGTGGATGAGGTGCGCGGCTGGATGACGGCAACTTCTCCTGCCGGTTTGGTTGTGGGGCTGGAATCGATTCGGGATCGGGGCGACTCATCAGCGTTGCTGCCCCAGCTGAAAATTCCCGTATTGGTCTTAGGTGCCAAAGAAGACAAGGCGATTCCGCCGGAAAAATCAACGGATCTGGCCGAGCAGATCCCCGGTGCCCAACTTCGTATGTTGTCCGCTGCCGGTCATATGGCAAACATGGAGCAATCCGAAGCGTTTAATGCCGCAGTACTTGATTTTTTATGCGACAACTGATGTCAATACAAAGGAGAGCTATGGCTTCTTTGGTGTGCGCTGCCGGAGAAATATGCTGTTACTGGAGGTATTCTCATGTCACTGGCGTTTGATTTGGAAAATAATCTTATTGATCTGCGCTCGGCGCAGATCTTTTCTCCGGAAAATCGGGCCTGGGGCGACCTTGACACCATTCCGGAGGAGCTTGTTCCGGTATCGGAAACCGATGCGGTCACCCGGCTGCAGCAGCAGGACAGCCGGTGCCGGGTTCCGGTGGGAATTCTGGGTGGCCGAAAAGCGTCCGAAGAACAGCTTGCAGATGCCTTGGCATTGGGAACGCTCATTGCCCGGATGGGGTTGACCCTGATCTGCGGCGGGCGCCAAGGGGTGATGGAGGCTGCCTGCAAGGGGGCAACCGAGGCCGGTGGAATCTGTGTGGGACTGCTGCCCGATGAAAACCCCGGTGCTGCCAACCCCTATGTCACCATCCCGCTGGCCACCGGAATCGGCGCGGCCAGAAACGCAATCCTGACCCGGGCCGCGCTTTGCCTTGTGGCTGTGGGCGGTGGGTATGGCACCCTTTCAGAGATTGCCTTTGGCCTCCAGTTTGAAAAAAAGGTAATAGGTCT
This window of the uncultured Desulfobacter sp. genome carries:
- a CDS encoding 2-hydroxyacid dehydrogenase, which encodes MNILFAAAENSWGGFFDIIRSELPHHCFKATGNFQIDSLKGIDVLIPTMSAVTEDILNSADRLQLIQQCGSGLEGVDIEAAKKKDIRVCNVPTDISGNADSVAELGIYMMIGLSRNIPAMAQNMANKKMGEPQGMSLQGKTAGIIGLGGIGKALIRRLKTFDMRLMGIKQNNTESAKKELGLDWVGTPDEIDKVLKESDYVLLSLPLTPESRDTINNDTICHMKKGAFIINLSRGGVINKEALENALAAGKIAGAGLDVFWEEPPDPDDTIFKYNVISTPHIAGSTDVSMKGIVKVVSDNIRRLENNQAPLYFK
- a CDS encoding alpha/beta hydrolase; this encodes MRVKLNGIQLAYDEAGKGPAVLLIHGFPLSRKMWRSQVQALSEAGFRVVVPDLRGFGESESGTGTGSTDLLADDLIALLDHLGIETAVVGGMSMGGYVMLNLLARYPERFSAACFIVTRADADDEAARDKRNHLISEIQAGRPEVVPNAFTPLLFADQTVAERGELVDEVRGWMTATSPAGLVVGLESIRDRGDSSALLPQLKIPVLVLGAKEDKAIPPEKSTDLAEQIPGAQLRMLSAAGHMANMEQSEAFNAAVLDFLCDN
- a CDS encoding TIGR00725 family protein — translated: MSLAFDLENNLIDLRSAQIFSPENRAWGDLDTIPEELVPVSETDAVTRLQQQDSRCRVPVGILGGRKASEEQLADALALGTLIARMGLTLICGGRQGVMEAACKGATEAGGICVGLLPDENPGAANPYVTIPLATGIGAARNAILTRAALCLVAVGGGYGTLSEIAFGLQFEKKVIGLSGAPNIPGMLSCRSPKEAAARIARVVLNLPQ